Proteins from a single region of Abyssalbus ytuae:
- a CDS encoding sigma-70 family RNA polymerase sigma factor — translation MRQLKITKQVTNRETASLDKYLQEIGKVELITADQEVELAQRIKAGDQIALERLTKANLRFVVSVAKQYQNQGLTLPDLINEGNLGLIKAAQRFDETRGFKFISYAVWWIRQSILQALAEQSRIVRLPLNKIGSINKINKTYAFLEQAHERIPSAEEIAKELDMSVNDVKESMKNSGRHVSMDAPLVEGEDSNLYDVLRSGESPNPDRELLHESLRTEIERALETLTPREADVIRLYFGLGDQHPMTLEEIGETFDLTRERVRQIKEKAIRRLKHTSRSKILKTYLG, via the coding sequence ATGAGACAACTAAAAATTACTAAGCAGGTTACCAACCGGGAAACTGCTTCATTGGACAAGTACCTACAAGAAATTGGAAAAGTTGAATTAATTACCGCAGACCAGGAAGTAGAATTAGCACAACGTATTAAGGCAGGAGACCAGATAGCTTTAGAAAGATTAACCAAAGCTAATTTACGTTTTGTGGTATCGGTAGCAAAGCAATACCAAAATCAGGGTTTAACACTTCCCGATCTTATAAATGAAGGGAATCTTGGACTTATAAAAGCGGCACAGCGTTTTGATGAAACCCGTGGTTTTAAATTTATTTCCTACGCAGTTTGGTGGATTCGTCAGTCTATTTTACAGGCATTAGCCGAGCAATCGCGTATTGTACGTTTACCTCTAAATAAAATTGGTTCCATTAACAAAATAAACAAAACCTATGCTTTTCTTGAACAGGCTCATGAAAGAATTCCATCGGCTGAAGAAATAGCAAAAGAGTTAGATATGTCGGTAAACGATGTTAAAGAATCAATGAAAAATTCAGGTCGTCATGTCTCTATGGATGCTCCCTTGGTAGAAGGTGAGGATTCTAACCTTTACGATGTACTTCGTAGTGGCGAATCTCCAAATCCCGACAGAGAGTTATTACACGAGTCTTTACGTACTGAAATTGAGCGTGCACTTGAAACTCTTACTCCCCGTGAGGCTGATGTAATACGCCTTTATTTTGGTTTAGGCGACCAGCATCCTATGACTCTTGAGGAAATTGGTGAAACTTTTGACCTTACACGTGAACGTGTTCGCCAAATTAAAGAAAAAGCCATAAGAAGGCTTAAACATACTTCCAGAAGTAAAATATTAAAAACATATTTGGGATAA
- the coaD gene encoding pantetheine-phosphate adenylyltransferase, which yields MRRAVFPGSFDPITLGHCDIIMRGLTLFDEIILAIGINAEKKYMFTLEERMGFIEEAFKDEPKIKVMSYTGLTVDFCKKIDAQFILRGLRNPADFEFEKAIAHTNRKLAEIETVFLLTSSGKSYISSSIVRDVIRNGGDYTILVPDTVRMK from the coding sequence ATGAGAAGAGCAGTTTTTCCCGGATCGTTTGACCCGATTACTTTAGGCCACTGTGATATAATAATGAGAGGCCTTACCCTGTTTGATGAAATTATTTTAGCTATAGGAATAAATGCCGAAAAAAAATATATGTTCACTTTAGAAGAGCGTATGGGCTTTATTGAAGAAGCTTTTAAAGATGAACCCAAAATAAAAGTAATGTCCTATACCGGCCTGACGGTTGATTTTTGCAAAAAGATAGATGCCCAGTTTATTCTGAGAGGTTTGCGTAATCCTGCCGATTTTGAATTTGAAAAAGCTATTGCCCATACCAACAGGAAACTGGCCGAAATAGAAACCGTATTTTTATTAACCTCATCAGGAAAATCATATATAAGCTCATCTATTGTAAGAGACGTAATACGAAACGGTGGCGATTATACTATTTTAGTACCCGATACGGTAAGGATGAAATAA
- a CDS encoding D-alanine--D-alanine ligase codes for MPKKNIAIIMGGYSSEYEISLQSGSVVYKYLNKEKYTPFKIHIFKNKWVYVDDNENEIPIDRNDFSIVVDKKRITFDCVFNAIHGTPGEDGYMQAYFALLGIPLTGCGFYQSALTFNKRDLLSVLKPYGIKTAKSYFLNKGDVINEEEIIKTVGLPCFVKANRAGSSFGISKVNAKEQLIPAIDTAYKEDDEIIIESFLDGTEVSVGVISYKGETTVLPVTEIVSENDFFDYEAKYLGKSQEITPARISSEMEKKVSSVAKKVYEVLRMTGFSRSEYIFVNGEPHLLEVNTTPGLTEASILPQQAQHAGITLSELFENAIEEVMVSNIQ; via the coding sequence ATGCCAAAAAAAAATATTGCCATCATAATGGGCGGCTATTCCAGCGAATATGAAATTTCCCTTCAGAGCGGAAGTGTGGTTTATAAATACTTAAACAAAGAAAAGTACACCCCTTTTAAAATACATATTTTTAAAAACAAGTGGGTATATGTGGATGATAATGAAAATGAAATACCGATTGACAGAAATGATTTTTCAATTGTTGTAGACAAAAAAAGAATCACCTTCGATTGTGTTTTTAATGCTATTCACGGCACCCCCGGAGAAGACGGCTACATGCAGGCTTACTTCGCATTGCTGGGAATACCGCTTACCGGGTGTGGGTTCTATCAGTCTGCTTTAACATTTAATAAAAGAGACTTATTATCTGTTTTAAAACCTTACGGAATAAAAACCGCCAAATCCTATTTTTTAAATAAAGGTGATGTGATAAACGAAGAGGAAATTATAAAAACCGTCGGCTTACCCTGTTTTGTAAAAGCCAATAGAGCAGGCAGCAGTTTTGGCATATCAAAAGTAAACGCTAAAGAACAACTTATTCCTGCCATAGACACCGCTTATAAAGAAGATGATGAAATAATTATTGAATCCTTCCTGGACGGTACCGAAGTTTCAGTAGGAGTAATTAGTTATAAAGGAGAAACCACAGTTTTACCGGTAACGGAAATAGTATCGGAAAACGATTTTTTTGATTATGAAGCTAAATACCTGGGTAAATCCCAGGAAATTACCCCCGCCCGTATTTCATCCGAAATGGAGAAAAAAGTATCCTCTGTAGCCAAAAAAGTATACGAAGTATTAAGAATGACCGGTTTTTCACGCAGTGAATATATTTTTGTAAACGGTGAACCTCATTTACTGGAAGTTAATACTACTCCCGGACTTACCGAAGCCAGCATTTTACCACAACAGGCACAGCATGCCGGTATAACTTTAAGCGAATTATTTGAAAACGCCATAGAAGAAGTGATGGTTTCCAACATACAATAA
- a CDS encoding GNAT family N-acetyltransferase, with product MIITNSNLNDIPEIFRLYKLATNFQKIKFPENQWPEFDQKFITTEVVENRQFKLLIKNKIACIWAITFNDVQIWEDSANDTSIYIHRIATNPEFRGNNFVQTIVDWSKNYASKQNKQFIRMDTCGENEKLINHYKNCGFNFLGMKKLKNTSGLPSHYHNADVCFFEIELK from the coding sequence ATGATAATAACTAACAGTAATTTAAATGATATCCCAGAAATATTCAGGCTTTATAAATTAGCTACTAATTTTCAAAAAATAAAATTCCCAGAAAATCAATGGCCTGAATTTGATCAAAAATTCATAACTACAGAAGTTGTTGAAAACAGACAGTTTAAATTATTAATTAAGAATAAAATAGCCTGTATTTGGGCAATAACATTTAATGATGTCCAAATTTGGGAGGATAGTGCAAATGATACTTCTATCTATATTCATCGAATAGCTACTAACCCTGAATTTAGAGGGAATAACTTTGTACAAACAATTGTTGATTGGTCTAAAAATTATGCCAGCAAGCAAAATAAACAATTCATTAGAATGGATACTTGTGGTGAAAATGAAAAATTAATCAATCATTATAAAAATTGTGGGTTTAATTTTCTTGGAATGAAAAAATTAAAAAACACATCGGGGTTGCCATCGCATTATCATAATGCAGACGTGTGCTTTTTTGAGATAGAATTAAAATAA
- a CDS encoding DUF6169 family protein, with translation MIRDFFSTVENALIYVCSNDRGKDHVRYRVFERWYQNSKHKTIIIKVDNVIPLEDDNVIYTSLLYHKDNPNVKYILNTFEEIKDALNKDE, from the coding sequence ATAATAAGAGATTTCTTTTCTACAGTAGAGAATGCTTTAATATACGTTTGCTCAAATGATAGAGGTAAAGATCATGTACGATATCGGGTTTTTGAAAGATGGTATCAAAACAGCAAACATAAAACTATAATAATAAAAGTTGACAATGTCATTCCGTTAGAAGATGATAATGTAATTTATACATCTTTATTATATCATAAGGACAATCCAAATGTAAAATACATTTTAAATACTTTTGAAGAAATAAAAGATGCTTTGAATAAGGATGAATAG
- a CDS encoding PASTA domain-containing protein, with protein MSFFKFLGSKTFLYQIILAIIAIFLLIYLALHLLKSSTNHGEFTVVPDLSRKTFNQAKLLLDNAGLRAELVDSTNFNPNYPRFSVIEQNPAAGEKVKENRKIYLKINRSGYEKVTVPDLIQVTFRNATSIVKAVGLEIKEVEYVDNIGKDMVLGVKYEGKEIKAGTKIPKTSRIVLVCGNGKRN; from the coding sequence ATGAGTTTTTTTAAGTTTTTAGGTAGTAAAACCTTTCTATATCAGATAATACTAGCTATTATAGCTATTTTTCTATTAATATATCTGGCTCTTCATTTATTAAAATCATCCACTAACCACGGTGAATTTACCGTAGTTCCTGATTTATCCCGGAAAACATTTAACCAGGCAAAACTATTACTTGATAATGCCGGTTTAAGGGCCGAATTGGTAGACTCTACCAATTTTAACCCTAATTATCCCCGTTTTTCGGTGATTGAACAAAATCCTGCTGCAGGAGAGAAAGTAAAAGAGAACCGTAAAATTTACCTTAAAATAAACAGGTCGGGGTATGAAAAAGTAACAGTGCCGGATTTAATACAGGTTACTTTCCGCAATGCCACTTCCATAGTAAAAGCCGTTGGCCTCGAAATAAAAGAGGTAGAATATGTTGATAACATAGGAAAAGACATGGTATTGGGAGTAAAGTATGAAGGTAAAGAAATAAAAGCCGGTACAAAAATTCCTAAAACATCGCGTATTGTACTTGTATGTGGTAACGGCAAAAGAAATTAA
- a CDS encoding RluA family pseudouridine synthase, with amino-acid sequence MIEDNEVEEQDDELYEHYSFKAGKGQEPLRVDKFLMNFIENATRNKIQQAAKNGNIYVNGSPVKSNHKVKANDEVKVLFEHPPHEYLLVPENIPLDIVYEDDSLLVINKPAGMVVHPGHGNYSGTLINALIYHFKNLPVNSNERPGLVHRIDKDTSGLLVIAKTEHALNHLAKQFFDKTSEREYVALVWGNVAEDEGTVTGNIGRHPKNRLQMAVFEDGSHGKEAVTHYRVLERFGYVTLVTCKLETGRTHQIRVHMKHIGHTLFNDERYGGEKILKGTTFTKYRQFVENCFKILPRQALHAKTLGFEHPVSGEILRFDSQLPPDMTECIEKWRNYARHQNPD; translated from the coding sequence ATGATTGAAGACAATGAAGTAGAAGAACAGGATGATGAACTCTACGAACACTACAGTTTTAAAGCAGGGAAGGGGCAGGAGCCTTTAAGGGTAGATAAGTTTTTGATGAATTTCATTGAAAACGCCACCCGTAACAAAATACAACAGGCAGCAAAAAACGGAAATATTTATGTAAACGGAAGCCCTGTTAAATCCAACCACAAGGTAAAGGCCAATGATGAGGTAAAAGTACTTTTTGAACACCCTCCACACGAATATTTACTGGTGCCCGAAAATATCCCCCTGGATATAGTATATGAAGACGATTCATTACTGGTAATTAACAAACCCGCCGGCATGGTGGTACATCCGGGCCACGGCAACTACTCCGGTACACTTATTAATGCCCTGATATATCATTTTAAAAACCTTCCGGTTAACAGTAACGAAAGGCCGGGACTGGTACACCGTATAGATAAAGATACCAGCGGATTGCTGGTTATTGCCAAAACAGAACACGCTTTAAACCACCTGGCCAAACAGTTTTTTGATAAAACCAGCGAGAGGGAATATGTAGCCCTTGTATGGGGAAATGTAGCCGAAGACGAAGGTACCGTTACAGGCAACATTGGCAGGCACCCCAAAAACAGGTTGCAAATGGCGGTGTTTGAAGACGGCAGCCACGGAAAAGAAGCCGTTACCCATTACAGGGTTTTAGAACGCTTTGGCTATGTTACCCTGGTGACCTGCAAATTAGAAACCGGCCGTACACACCAAATACGTGTGCATATGAAACACATAGGGCATACCCTTTTTAATGATGAAAGATACGGCGGCGAAAAAATATTAAAAGGAACTACATTCACCAAATACAGGCAATTTGTAGAAAATTGTTTTAAAATATTACCCCGGCAGGCCCTGCATGCAAAAACACTGGGTTTTGAACATCCGGTGAGCGGAGAGATTTTAAGGTTTGATTCCCAATTGCCCCCAGATATGACAGAATGTATAGAAAAGTGGCGCAACTATGCCAGGCATCAAAACCCCGATTAA
- a CDS encoding cupin domain-containing protein, protein MNRIKENYFEDRLENNASVINPDEGEKLELNTISITFKVTSAMSGNQLGVYEISLPPMAIGAKLHYHRFMDETFIVNEGMLTIQVAGQEYKAPPGTVAYVPRFTPHGFKNDTNETVKLTLIFNPSQKREGFFRGLHETLSEVPVDPEKYLKLYNKYDSFPVDTSNMIPVRE, encoded by the coding sequence ATGAACAGGATTAAAGAAAATTACTTTGAAGACCGGCTGGAAAATAATGCATCTGTAATTAACCCTGATGAGGGTGAAAAATTAGAATTAAACACTATTTCAATAACATTTAAGGTTACCAGCGCCATGTCTGGTAATCAATTGGGTGTTTATGAAATTTCCCTGCCTCCTATGGCTATAGGGGCAAAATTACACTACCACAGGTTTATGGATGAAACTTTTATTGTGAATGAGGGTATGTTAACAATACAGGTGGCAGGCCAGGAATATAAAGCCCCCCCGGGAACGGTGGCTTATGTTCCCCGGTTTACTCCCCACGGATTTAAAAACGATACGAACGAAACCGTAAAACTGACATTGATTTTTAATCCGTCGCAAAAGCGGGAGGGTTTTTTCAGGGGTTTGCATGAAACGTTAAGTGAAGTTCCCGTTGACCCTGAGAAATATTTAAAATTGTATAATAAGTATGATAGTTTTCCGGTGGATACTTCAAATATGATCCCTGTAAGGGAGTGA
- a CDS encoding FMN-dependent NADH-azoreductase — protein sequence MKTLLRIDCSSRTGGSHSRALTNYFEEKWKAENPGGNVIYRDLAKQHLPHLQNNTIEGFYTPAEQMSPENKNATALSDELIAELKAADEILISSPLYNLNIPSNLKAYLDQVVRIGHTFNMNENGYYGLLENKKAYLITAKGGVYKGTAMEPYDFMEPYLKVILGHMGIKVQELFSLEGASNGKVAERNKLVLQNSIDLSFKKIKQ from the coding sequence ATGAAAACATTGTTAAGAATAGATTGCAGTTCAAGAACCGGGGGTTCGCATTCGAGGGCATTAACCAATTACTTTGAAGAAAAGTGGAAAGCGGAAAATCCCGGTGGAAACGTTATTTACAGGGACCTGGCAAAACAACATTTACCTCACCTGCAAAATAATACTATTGAGGGTTTTTATACTCCTGCGGAGCAAATGTCGCCTGAAAATAAAAATGCAACCGCTTTATCCGACGAGCTGATTGCCGAGTTAAAAGCTGCGGATGAAATTTTAATTAGCAGTCCGTTATACAATTTGAATATTCCCTCTAATCTTAAAGCATATTTAGACCAGGTTGTCAGGATCGGGCATACATTTAATATGAATGAAAACGGTTATTACGGCTTGCTGGAAAATAAAAAAGCCTATTTAATAACTGCAAAAGGTGGTGTTTACAAAGGCACCGCTATGGAACCGTATGATTTTATGGAGCCTTACCTTAAAGTCATCTTGGGGCATATGGGAATAAAAGTACAGGAATTATTTTCCCTGGAAGGAGCAAGCAACGGCAAAGTAGCAGAGAGAAATAAACTCGTATTACAAAATAGTATTGACCTATCCTTCAAAAAAATAAAACAATGA
- a CDS encoding sigma-70 family RNA polymerase sigma factor, with the protein MKNYHTKLFPYAYNILGSSEDAKDVIQDVLMNYSLINNREIENETGYLIKSVINQSINLKKRRSKISANSLWLPEPYSTESADDNLNKEDILTYSMLVLLENLTAKERAVFILKEAFNYSHKEIAETVNFSIENCRKLLSRAKSKLSEHKTANSIPHPQHTSFLENYIEIIKKGDMDSLEKLLAEDILLAADGGENIKVVRELTTGTRNVSKLILYVYKAFLNGLSFKVKIINHQPAILFYKEDVLYNCQVFELDGMKIKSIYSVVDPKKLASPFL; encoded by the coding sequence TTGAAAAACTATCATACTAAATTATTCCCCTACGCCTATAATATTCTTGGTTCTTCGGAAGATGCAAAAGATGTGATCCAGGATGTCCTCATGAATTACAGTTTAATTAATAACAGGGAAATAGAAAATGAAACCGGGTATTTAATTAAATCTGTAATTAACCAATCTATTAATTTAAAGAAGAGAAGAAGTAAAATATCGGCTAATTCCCTATGGCTTCCGGAACCATATTCTACTGAGAGTGCCGACGATAATCTTAATAAAGAGGATATTTTAACATACTCCATGCTGGTTTTGCTGGAGAATTTAACCGCAAAGGAAAGGGCGGTTTTTATTTTAAAAGAAGCGTTTAATTATTCTCATAAAGAAATTGCAGAAACAGTTAATTTTTCAATAGAAAATTGCAGGAAGCTACTAAGCAGGGCAAAATCTAAACTGAGTGAACATAAAACTGCCAACAGTATACCTCATCCGCAACATACTTCCTTTTTAGAAAATTATATAGAGATCATAAAAAAGGGTGATATGGACAGTTTGGAAAAATTACTGGCTGAAGATATTTTACTGGCCGCCGACGGGGGTGAAAATATAAAAGTTGTAAGAGAGTTAACTACCGGAACCAGAAATGTATCTAAACTCATTTTATATGTTTACAAAGCTTTTTTAAACGGCCTCTCTTTTAAAGTTAAAATTATAAATCATCAGCCTGCCATCTTGTTTTACAAAGAGGATGTTTTATACAATTGCCAGGTTTTTGAACTGGACGGAATGAAAATAAAAAGTATTTATTCGGTTGTTGACCCCAAAAAATTAGCATCGCCTTTTCTGTAA